In Halalkalicoccus subterraneus, the DNA window GTCGGCAAAGCGGCCGGCGAGCTCGACGGATTTGGGACCGAGACCGGCGGCGTCGATCGGCGGGGCGGGCTCGGGCGGATCGCTTCGGAGTCGGAAGCCCGACAGCTGGAAGATCTCTCCCTGATACTCGACCGGCTCGCCCGAGAGCACTCGCTCGATGATCTCGACGTACTCGCGGGTGCGCCGGAGCGGGCGCTCGAAGGACTCGCCGTGCCAGCCCTCGATCACCGCGGGACCGCTGGGGCCGATCCCGAGTCGGAACCGGCCCTCGGAGATCTCCTGGAGGGTCGCGGCCGCCTGCCCCATCAGCGCCGGCGAGCGCGAGTAGACTGGGAGGATGCTCGATCCCAGTTCGATGGTGTCGGTGCGTTCCGCGAGCACCGTAAGCACGCTCACCGCGTCGCGGCCCCACGTCTCGGGCAGCCAGGCACGCTCGTAGCCCTCGTCTTCGGCCTGCCGAGTGTAGGAGACGAGCGAGTCGATCCCCGACTGGGCGGCCACCGGGAGGTGGATCTCGCGGTCCGTCACCGGAAACTCACCGCGCGTTGAGTGTGCATACCGTCCGTGGGTGGGCGGCGAGTAAAAAGAGCGGGGATAGTGGAGTCGGCTTTTTAGTCCACCGCGTGCTAGTGGTCGGTATGTCCATCACGCTGTACCAGCTCGATGGCTGCCCGTACTGCGAGAAGGTCGCGGATCGACTCGACGAGATCGGCGTCGAGTACGAGACGATCTGGACCGAGGCACTGCACTCGAAGCGGGACGAAGTCAAGCGGGTGTCGGGCCAGCGGGGCGTCCCGGTGCTCGTCGACGACGAGCGGGGGATCACCATGCCCGAATCCGAACACGTCCTCGAACTCATCGACCGAACCTACGCCTGAGTCGCACTACTGCGTACCGGGGGTCGGCGCGGCCTTCTGGAGGGCGATCTCGGCGATGTTTGCCCCGTAGTCGCCGATGCGCGACAGCGAGTCGACGATCAGCCCCAGTAGCTGGGCGTCCGCCGGATCGACGACTCTGAGGCGCTCGTCGAGCGTTCGCGTCCGCTCGTCGAGTTCGGTCGCCTGCACGAGCGTCGCGGTGGCGAGTTCGGTCGCCCGATCCGGGTCCTCGACGAGGAAGGCGTCCATCGCGTTCTCGACGATGTCTCGCGAGTCGGCTTCGAGGGCCGCAAGCGGCTCGCGAACGTCCTCGGGGAGCGCTTCGAGGTCCTCGCCGTGGCTCGCGATCTTGACGGTGTGATCCGCGATACGCTCGATCTGGCGCGCACAGGTCCGGTAGTCGAAGCAGGTCTCCCGGTCGAGGTCGATGGCCGCCGCCGCCCGCGGGTCGCGCAGGACCGAGCGAAACAGCCGTGAGGTGACGTACCACAGCCTGTCAACGTCGTCGTCGCGGGCGGCGACCTCGCCGAGTGAATCGGGCTCCTCGGAGAGCAACCCCTCGGTGACGTCCTCGAGCATCGAGAGCGCGAGCAGTCGCATCTGCATGACGGTGTCGTGCAGCGAGAGCTCCGACGAATCGAGGAAGTCTCGAAGGACGATCCGGTCCTCTGTCTCGGCGCTGACCTCGAAACCCACGAGCTCCGTTGCCGTGTTTCTGACCGCCCGGCGCTGGGCGGTCTCGATCGGCTCGGATTCGACGACGATCTCCTCGAACCCGTTGATATACAGGGTCACGAGCCGGCTCTCGAGTTCCTGTGGAGTGACGCCCTCGGCTGCAAGGACGGTCTCGGAGTCCCCGCCCGATTCCGAGGGCGCCGCGACGAGGCTGTCGCCCTCCGGATAGAAGGCGAGCGTACTTCCCGCCTCGATGCCCGTTGCTGTCGCCCACTCCTTCGGGAGCGAGACGGTGTAGGTCGATCCACCCGTGATCTGAACCTTACGGACCTCCATACCCCTCCGTTCGTTCATCGCTACATAAGCTCTTCTAAATATATATAGCATGTTTCCAAATCGCCTCGTTCGTCCGTCAATAGGATGCGATTCGTCCGTGGACGGAGCTTGCGTCCTGACGGAATCGTCGTCACGAACTGGCTCAAATCCACTGAAATGCCGTATATCGCCTTTTGATCGCCTCGGATTCGATTCGTTTGGATACACCGTGTAGGAGAGCCGGTGATCAGGACGGTGTAACCAACCGTTAGTACTGGGATATATATCTATGATATACTATATAGATATCTTAGTAGAGTATTTACCCGCTCTCGAACACGGGACAGACGGTGGGGGATGATCCGTCGATCACCGAGTCGGCCGGCGGCGAATCGCCCCGTTTGTCGCCTCCGTGCGGTCGTCCGTACGGGGGTATCGCCGGTGAGAGTGGTCGGTCAGTAGAACGGAACACAACCCATGTCATCACAGAAATCAGACACGGACGAGGCACTCATCCAAACGGATATTCAAACGTCGGCCCCCTCGCGGGACTCCTCGGGGACCAATCGGACGGTCCTCGAAGCTCGCGACCTCGACGTCTACTACGGCGATGACCGAGCGCTCGATGCGGTCGACATCGAGATCCCCGAGAAGCAGGTGACGGCGATCATCGGCCCGTCGGGCTGTGGAAAATCCACGTTCCTGCGCTCGATCAACCGGATGAACGACCTCATCGACGTCTGCCAGGTCGAGGGTGAACTGATCTTTCGTGACAAGAACGTCTACGACGAGGACGTCGATCCCGTCGCGCTGCGCCGCAGGATCGGAATGGTCTTTCAGAAACCCAACCCGTTCCCGAAGTCCATCCGCGACAACGTCGCCTACGGCCTGACGGTCCAGGGCCAGTCGGCCACCGACGAGGACGTCGAGCGCGCACTGCGCGAGGCGGCACTCTGGGAGGAGGTCGAGGGTAAACTCGA includes these proteins:
- a CDS encoding glutaredoxin family protein: MSITLYQLDGCPYCEKVADRLDEIGVEYETIWTEALHSKRDEVKRVSGQRGVPVLVDDERGITMPESEHVLELIDRTYA
- a CDS encoding phosphate uptake regulator PhoU, which gives rise to MEVRKVQITGGSTYTVSLPKEWATATGIEAGSTLAFYPEGDSLVAAPSESGGDSETVLAAEGVTPQELESRLVTLYINGFEEIVVESEPIETAQRRAVRNTATELVGFEVSAETEDRIVLRDFLDSSELSLHDTVMQMRLLALSMLEDVTEGLLSEEPDSLGEVAARDDDVDRLWYVTSRLFRSVLRDPRAAAAIDLDRETCFDYRTCARQIERIADHTVKIASHGEDLEALPEDVREPLAALEADSRDIVENAMDAFLVEDPDRATELATATLVQATELDERTRTLDERLRVVDPADAQLLGLIVDSLSRIGDYGANIAEIALQKAAPTPGTQ
- a CDS encoding phosphate ABC transporter ATP-binding protein encodes the protein MSSQKSDTDEALIQTDIQTSAPSRDSSGTNRTVLEARDLDVYYGDDRALDAVDIEIPEKQVTAIIGPSGCGKSTFLRSINRMNDLIDVCQVEGELIFRDKNVYDEDVDPVALRRRIGMVFQKPNPFPKSIRDNVAYGLTVQGQSATDEDVERALREAALWEEVEGKLDSSGLDLSGGQQQRLCIARAIAPDPEVVLMDEPTSALDPVAASKIEDLLEELARDYTVVIVTHNMQQAARISDKTAVFLTGGELVE
- a CDS encoding TIGR04024 family LLM class F420-dependent oxidoreductase encodes the protein MTDREIHLPVAAQSGIDSLVSYTRQAEDEGYERAWLPETWGRDAVSVLTVLAERTDTIELGSSILPVYSRSPALMGQAAATLQEISEGRFRLGIGPSGPAVIEGWHGESFERPLRRTREYVEIIERVLSGEPVEYQGEIFQLSGFRLRSDPPEPAPPIDAAGLGPKSVELAGRFADGWHAVVFTPDGIRERLADLERGAELGDRDPSMVRTTLSLTCCALDDRERARDLARQHTAFYIGGMGTYYRKSLARQGYEEAANAIASAWGSGEREAAVEHVTNELLDELCAAGTPEEARESIERFEAVDGLDAVAVSFPRGASEAEIETTIDALSP